One segment of Amycolatopsis alba DSM 44262 DNA contains the following:
- a CDS encoding M20/M25/M40 family metallo-hydrolase has translation MREGALAAAVTDAEAVELLRRMVGIASVSGSEDELGLFLAGQLADLGFDTHRDKVGNVIGSLGDDGAPTIMLLGHMDTVPGGPPLRIDGDRLYGRGAVDAKGPLAAMIVAASRADRPDGVRIMVVGVVDEERDSVGAHEIVATHRADAVVIGEPSGAGTVVVGYKGVLRFACSVRRPQAHTSSPEPTASEVAARFWQSLLDFTGTGAQDGPVFRQLSPTLVRMSGTLTDAELVVSCRTPMGFDATTFLADVAELARTIDARTEITVLENTPAVRTSRADPVAQALARSIRDRTGDVEFKVKLGTSDMNVLGPAWQVPIATYGPGDPHQDHTPDEHILLSEYLLAAEILTGAVDRLATGLATLSTSHLGRTPSQT, from the coding sequence ATGCGAGAAGGGGCCCTTGCCGCGGCCGTCACCGACGCCGAGGCAGTCGAGCTGCTGCGCAGGATGGTGGGCATCGCGTCGGTCTCCGGGAGTGAGGACGAGCTCGGCCTGTTCCTCGCCGGACAGCTGGCCGATCTGGGCTTCGACACCCACCGCGACAAGGTCGGCAACGTGATCGGCTCCCTGGGCGACGACGGCGCCCCGACGATCATGCTGCTCGGGCATATGGACACCGTGCCCGGCGGGCCGCCGCTCCGGATCGACGGCGACCGGCTCTACGGCAGGGGCGCCGTCGACGCGAAAGGCCCTCTGGCTGCCATGATCGTCGCCGCGTCGCGCGCCGACCGGCCCGACGGCGTGCGGATCATGGTCGTCGGTGTGGTCGACGAGGAACGCGACTCCGTCGGCGCGCACGAGATCGTCGCGACGCACCGCGCGGACGCCGTGGTGATCGGCGAGCCCAGCGGAGCCGGGACGGTCGTCGTCGGTTACAAGGGCGTGCTGCGCTTCGCCTGTTCGGTACGGCGGCCACAGGCGCACACCAGCAGCCCGGAGCCCACCGCGTCCGAAGTGGCCGCGCGGTTCTGGCAGTCGCTGCTGGACTTCACCGGCACCGGCGCGCAGGACGGCCCGGTCTTCCGGCAGCTCTCCCCCACCCTGGTGCGGATGTCCGGCACGCTGACCGACGCCGAACTGGTCGTCTCCTGCCGGACGCCGATGGGCTTCGACGCCACCACGTTCCTCGCCGACGTCGCCGAACTCGCCCGGACCATCGACGCGCGCACCGAGATCACCGTCCTGGAGAACACTCCGGCGGTACGGACCTCGCGCGCCGACCCGGTGGCACAGGCGCTCGCCCGTTCCATCCGGGACCGCACCGGCGACGTCGAGTTCAAGGTCAAGCTCGGCACCTCCGACATGAACGTGCTCGGCCCCGCCTGGCAGGTGCCCATCGCCACCTACGGGCCGGGCGACCCGCACCAGGACCACACCCCCGACGAGCACATCCTCCTGTCCGAGTACCTGCTCGCCGCGGAGATCCTCACCGGCGCGGTCGACCGGCTCGCCACCGGGCTCGCCACGCTTTCGACCAGCCACCTGGGCCGAACCCCCAGCCAGACCTGA
- a CDS encoding DegT/DnrJ/EryC1/StrS family aminotransferase, with translation MAKLAMFGGSRTIDRGSVPAEQIRWPIVTEAEHESARRVFESGSFTSNSTGGGEVAALEREWAEFVGAPHCAAVSNGTAAIELALAAAGIEPGAEILVPALSFVASAVGAVQRMLVPVFVDIDPVTFAMSPAAAKELITPRTRAILVVHLHGLPADMTALRALADQHGLLLIEDAAQSHGATYRGQRTGTLGDIATFSLNVVKNLPTCGEGGLITTADPELHRKVVLHRQFGEDLTRRERDYVSRVLAGNAKLSAVQAAFARCQLDRLAEYDAARQVNVRAMFDNLADLPGLLLPAVPEDRTHAWHILRLRFDPVAMGCPEVAPGALRAILHRALRAEGVPLQQYQLVPLPWQEAFRDRAGFGGYPWKLNDVAPVKHRAEDYPVTTAVIEDSLTLQRWHLNPNSGPVLLRCAEAMHKVWENLDTLIPIARSVEHRPPWSEFTEERVEA, from the coding sequence ATGGCCAAGCTGGCCATGTTCGGCGGCAGCCGGACAATCGACCGGGGCAGTGTGCCCGCCGAGCAGATCCGGTGGCCGATCGTCACCGAAGCCGAGCACGAGTCCGCCCGGCGGGTCTTCGAAAGCGGTTCTTTCACCTCCAACAGCACCGGCGGCGGCGAGGTCGCCGCACTGGAGCGTGAATGGGCCGAGTTCGTCGGCGCGCCGCACTGCGCCGCGGTGTCCAACGGCACCGCGGCGATCGAACTGGCACTGGCCGCGGCCGGTATCGAACCGGGAGCGGAGATCCTGGTGCCGGCGCTGAGTTTCGTGGCCAGCGCGGTCGGGGCCGTGCAGCGGATGCTGGTCCCGGTGTTCGTCGACATCGACCCGGTCACCTTCGCCATGTCTCCAGCCGCGGCCAAGGAACTCATCACCCCGCGCACCCGCGCGATCCTGGTGGTGCACCTGCACGGCCTGCCCGCCGACATGACCGCGTTGCGGGCACTGGCCGATCAGCACGGTCTGCTGCTGATCGAGGACGCGGCCCAGTCGCACGGGGCGACTTATCGCGGGCAGCGCACCGGGACGCTCGGCGACATCGCCACGTTCAGTCTCAACGTGGTCAAGAACCTGCCGACCTGCGGCGAGGGCGGGCTGATCACCACCGCCGACCCGGAACTGCACCGCAAGGTCGTGCTGCACCGCCAGTTCGGCGAGGACCTGACCCGCCGTGAACGCGACTATGTCTCACGGGTGCTGGCAGGCAACGCCAAACTCAGCGCCGTCCAGGCGGCCTTCGCCCGCTGCCAGCTCGACAGGCTCGCCGAATACGACGCGGCGCGCCAGGTCAACGTGCGGGCGATGTTCGACAATCTGGCGGACCTGCCCGGTCTGCTGCTGCCCGCCGTGCCCGAGGACCGCACACACGCCTGGCACATCCTGCGGCTGCGGTTCGACCCGGTGGCGATGGGCTGCCCGGAGGTCGCTCCGGGGGCGCTGCGCGCGATCCTGCACCGGGCGCTGCGCGCGGAAGGCGTGCCGTTGCAGCAGTACCAGCTGGTTCCGCTGCCCTGGCAGGAGGCGTTCCGCGACCGGGCCGGATTCGGCGGCTACCCGTGGAAGCTGAACGACGTCGCACCGGTGAAACACCGGGCCGAGGACTACCCCGTCACCACCGCGGTCATCGAGGATTCCCTGACACTGCAACGCTGGCACCTCAACCCGAACAGCGGCCCGGTGCTGCTGCGCTGCGCCGAGGCCATGCACAAGGTGTGGGAGAACCTCGACACGCTGATCCCGATCGCGAGATCGGTCGAGCACCGCCCGCCGTGGTCGGAGTTCACCGAGGAGAGGGTCGAAGCATGA
- a CDS encoding transketolase, translating into MSVPTETTDVPAELTARALRIRERILHMGSSASGTHVGGSLSCVEILTVLYGEVLDVRPDDPDFAARDRFILSKGHASAALYAALTEAGFLPESECDDYAVTGGRLAGHPLRRLPGVEFPTGSLGHGLSLGAGVALAAKRSGLPSRAFVLMGDGELQEGSVWEAAQFAPTAGLGNLVAIVDRNGWQITGRTEDLGLEPLADRWRSFGWTVREVDGHDVQELRRTFAEVPSQPDRPTAVLATTVKGKGVPLFEDKKKSHHVTLTPALLARALGGLRARARRQS; encoded by the coding sequence ATGAGTGTGCCCACCGAAACCACCGACGTACCGGCGGAGCTGACGGCACGGGCACTGCGGATCCGGGAACGGATCCTGCACATGGGTTCCAGTGCGTCGGGCACCCATGTCGGCGGGAGCCTGTCGTGCGTCGAGATCCTCACCGTGCTTTACGGCGAGGTGCTCGACGTCCGGCCGGACGATCCGGACTTCGCCGCGCGCGACCGGTTCATCCTGAGCAAGGGCCACGCGAGCGCGGCGCTGTACGCGGCGCTGACCGAAGCCGGGTTCCTGCCGGAGTCCGAATGCGACGACTACGCGGTCACCGGCGGCAGGCTCGCCGGGCATCCGTTGCGGAGGCTGCCGGGCGTCGAGTTCCCGACCGGTTCACTCGGTCACGGGCTTTCCCTCGGCGCGGGTGTCGCGCTGGCCGCCAAGCGGTCCGGGCTGCCGTCCCGCGCGTTCGTGCTGATGGGTGACGGGGAGTTGCAGGAGGGTTCAGTGTGGGAGGCGGCGCAGTTCGCGCCCACCGCCGGTCTCGGCAACCTCGTCGCGATCGTGGACCGCAACGGCTGGCAGATCACCGGCCGCACCGAGGATCTCGGGCTGGAGCCGCTGGCCGACCGGTGGCGCAGCTTCGGCTGGACGGTGCGGGAAGTCGACGGCCATGACGTCCAGGAACTGCGCCGGACCTTCGCGGAGGTGCCGTCGCAGCCGGACCGGCCGACGGCCGTGCTGGCCACCACGGTCAAGGGCAAGGGCGTTCCGCTGTTCGAGGACAAGAAGAAGAGCCACCACGTCACGCTGACCCCGGCGCTGCTCGCCCGCGCGCTGGGCGGGCTGCGGGCGCGGGCAAGGAGGCAGTCATGA
- a CDS encoding transketolase family protein — translation MTLAEGTTRTEAGVDWQERYRVSTREIYRSTLAELAEKDPRVFCVDSDMGGLETGFGAQFPERYVNVGIAEANLMGVSAGMASMGLRPYANTISSFAACRACEQLKVDVAGNNLPVRVVVTHAGFSAGHYGPTHHALEDIAIARTLPNMTVVVPADAVETEAAVWATAELPGPLFLRLGRAATPLVHDKPAEFVLGKATRLRDGDDLTIVATGPFPVVMALRAHELLATAGINARVLNMHTVKPIDREALIAAATETGAVITVEDHVSSGGMGGAVCEVLAETVPCPVRRIGVPEGFFDMVGGEEELLVATGVSTDSIVEAARALRHGSGERKGLT, via the coding sequence ATGACCCTCGCGGAAGGCACCACGCGGACCGAGGCCGGCGTCGACTGGCAAGAGCGCTACCGGGTGAGCACCCGTGAGATCTACCGCAGCACGCTGGCCGAACTCGCCGAGAAGGATCCGCGCGTGTTCTGTGTCGACTCCGACATGGGCGGGCTGGAAACCGGCTTCGGCGCCCAGTTCCCCGAGCGGTACGTCAATGTCGGGATCGCCGAGGCGAACCTGATGGGCGTCAGCGCGGGCATGGCGTCGATGGGCCTGCGGCCCTACGCCAACACCATCAGCTCGTTCGCCGCCTGCCGGGCCTGCGAGCAGCTCAAGGTGGACGTCGCGGGCAACAACCTGCCGGTGCGGGTGGTGGTGACCCATGCGGGGTTCTCGGCCGGCCACTACGGCCCCACCCACCACGCGCTGGAGGACATCGCGATCGCGCGGACCCTGCCGAACATGACGGTCGTGGTACCCGCCGACGCCGTCGAGACCGAAGCAGCGGTGTGGGCCACCGCCGAGCTGCCCGGCCCGCTTTTCCTGCGCCTCGGCCGGGCCGCGACCCCGCTCGTGCACGACAAGCCCGCCGAGTTCGTCCTCGGCAAGGCCACCCGGCTGCGCGACGGCGACGATCTCACCATCGTCGCCACCGGGCCGTTCCCGGTGGTGATGGCCTTGCGGGCGCACGAGCTGCTGGCCACGGCCGGCATCAACGCCAGGGTGCTGAACATGCACACCGTCAAGCCGATCGACCGCGAGGCGCTCATCGCCGCCGCCACCGAAACCGGTGCGGTCATCACCGTCGAGGATCACGTGTCCTCGGGCGGGATGGGCGGCGCGGTCTGCGAGGTGCTCGCCGAGACCGTGCCGTGCCCGGTGCGCCGGATCGGTGTCCCGGAAGGATTCTTCGACATGGTCGGTGGCGAAGAGGAACTGCTGGTCGCGACCGGGGTCAGCACCGACTCGATCGTCGAGGCCGCGCGAGCGCTGCGTCACGGGTCCGGCGAACGGAAAGGGCTCACGTGA
- the argC gene encoding N-acetyl-gamma-glutamyl-phosphate reductase, with protein sequence MINVGIIGAAGYIGGELLRLLLPHPQAEVTKVYSASQQGRRVDSVHPNLRGHTPLTFTDPADLDSHDVVFIAVAHGKAAEYVTSLGPDAPCVIDLTADFRLRDPEAYRRYYGDAHPAADLTADFTPGLPERHREQLRTADRISVPGCMATAATLALRPLAAAGLIRPDVLIDAKIGSSGSGSSATTTNLHAERSGAMRVFAPHGHRHEAEVAQETGLRVRMAATGVEAVRGAQVLCHCTTEPGVGEQDLRRAYRAAYQDEPFVRIVAQRRGLYRLPEPKLLIGSNYCDVGFSLDPDSDRLVAIGALDNLVKGGAGNAVQCLNIRMGWPERTGLEFVGLHPI encoded by the coding sequence GTGATCAACGTCGGCATCATCGGAGCGGCTGGCTACATCGGCGGCGAGCTGCTCCGGCTGCTCCTGCCCCACCCGCAGGCCGAGGTCACCAAGGTCTATTCGGCAAGCCAGCAGGGCAGGCGGGTGGACAGCGTGCACCCCAACCTGCGCGGGCACACTCCGCTCACCTTCACCGACCCGGCCGATCTCGACAGCCATGACGTCGTGTTCATCGCCGTGGCGCACGGCAAAGCGGCCGAGTACGTCACCTCGCTGGGACCGGACGCGCCCTGCGTGATCGATCTGACCGCCGACTTCCGGCTGCGGGACCCGGAGGCCTACCGGCGTTACTACGGCGACGCGCATCCCGCCGCGGACCTGACGGCGGACTTCACGCCGGGCCTGCCGGAGCGGCATCGGGAACAGTTGCGCACCGCCGACCGGATCAGCGTGCCCGGCTGCATGGCCACCGCGGCCACCCTGGCGCTGCGGCCGCTCGCCGCCGCCGGCCTCATCCGGCCGGACGTGCTCATCGACGCGAAGATCGGGTCCAGCGGCTCGGGTTCCTCGGCGACGACGACGAACCTGCACGCCGAGCGCAGCGGGGCGATGCGGGTGTTCGCCCCGCACGGCCACCGGCACGAAGCCGAGGTCGCGCAGGAAACCGGGTTGCGGGTACGGATGGCGGCCACCGGCGTCGAAGCGGTGCGCGGCGCGCAGGTGCTGTGCCACTGCACGACCGAGCCCGGTGTCGGTGAACAGGATCTGCGCCGCGCCTACCGGGCGGCCTACCAGGACGAGCCGTTCGTGCGGATCGTCGCCCAGCGCCGCGGCCTGTACCGATTGCCGGAACCCAAGCTCCTGATCGGCAGCAACTACTGCGACGTCGGGTTCTCCCTCGACCCCGACTCCGATCGGCTGGTCGCGATCGGCGCGCTGGACAACCTCGTCAAGGGCGGCGCGGGCAATGCCGTGCAGTGCCTCAACATCCGGATGGGCTGGCCGGAGCGGACCGGCCTGGAGTTCGTCGGGCTGCACCCGATTTAG
- a CDS encoding [LysW]-aminoadipate kinase, producing the protein MTDELLVVKIGGAAGVDPSRVCTDVAALVHRGRRIVLTHGGSASVDELAGALGVPQRELLSASGVRTRHTDPATLRVLQLALLGEVRPAVLGELGRAGIRAVGLSGLDANLLRAERRAAIRAIIDGRRVLVRDDHSGRITSVDGGLLRLLLDDGVTPVVSPPAVAEDGRPVNANADRIAAAVAVELKARTLVFLTAAPGLLADPADPASLLAEHALGDETPKMGGGMGVKLIAAREALRGGVETVIIADGRTEDPVTRALDGGGTRLRLAKA; encoded by the coding sequence ATGACGGACGAGCTGCTGGTGGTCAAGATCGGCGGCGCCGCCGGGGTCGACCCGAGCCGGGTATGCACCGATGTGGCGGCGCTGGTCCACCGGGGGCGGCGGATCGTGCTGACCCATGGCGGCTCGGCGTCGGTGGACGAGCTCGCGGGCGCACTCGGTGTGCCACAACGGGAACTGCTCTCCGCCAGCGGGGTGCGGACCCGCCACACCGACCCCGCGACGCTACGGGTACTGCAACTGGCGTTGCTGGGTGAGGTCCGGCCCGCGGTGCTCGGCGAACTCGGCCGGGCCGGGATCCGCGCGGTCGGCCTGTCCGGACTCGACGCGAACCTGCTGCGCGCCGAACGCCGCGCCGCGATCCGCGCGATCATCGACGGCAGGCGGGTGCTGGTCCGCGACGACCACAGCGGACGGATCACCTCGGTCGACGGCGGCCTGCTGCGGCTGCTGCTCGACGACGGCGTGACGCCGGTCGTCTCCCCGCCCGCGGTCGCCGAGGACGGTCGCCCGGTCAACGCCAACGCCGACCGGATCGCGGCCGCCGTTGCCGTGGAACTGAAGGCGCGGACCCTGGTGTTCCTCACCGCCGCGCCGGGTCTGCTCGCCGATCCGGCCGACCCCGCCAGCCTGCTCGCCGAGCACGCGCTCGGCGACGAAACCCCGAAGATGGGCGGCGGGATGGGCGTGAAGCTGATCGCCGCCCGAGAGGCTTTGCGCGGCGGCGTCGAGACCGTGATCATCGCGGACGGCCGGACCGAAGACCCGGTCACCCGTGCCCTTGACGGCGGCGGCACCCGCCTGCGCCTCGCCAAGGCCTGA
- a CDS encoding LuxR family transcriptional regulator — MPGGYSVVRAALSTPIRLWGRTAELEAFDHALATVTGNTCKVLEIAGEPGMGKTRLLAALEERATRAGARVAHGKATASPLTNDFALFVDALEDLLAADGNELLAELDPRAASCLPGIFPVLHPAEGASAESPQQRYWAYQGIRSLVGKLADGRPLVLILDDVHNAQPGSIEMILHLLRRPLNAPLLLVLAHRPRQSPAELLSALSVAVESGVARSLELGPLDAVNALRLLPMGIRPGLRRQLLREHGGKPGLLGALAAGPPEDVASADPDVLPPGPLSHPVLASVRLDLQALPALARQVAQAAAVVGDRFDSELVAEVAELGHDHTLEGLDELIAHDLVRVGIGNDRLVFRDPVVRSICYHHAGGGWRLGAHARAYRLLRGRGAPLAELAHHLERAGKPATESDVRTLVVAVEQSGDRTPATVSGWLRTLLQLPGTGPAERQRLAARLARSTALSGLLAESLPGHHAAWQHRADLDDAALADLTESHLRVLRLLGRFEEVAELARRLDTSDGAVAARVVLGLAETSLDSGGDVAGSLARVERLVPDAEESGRIDDTGLRALAIYSAMLATLGRGVEATAAADRAAGHLNGLADPGTTVAVVCEAFDWLGWANLWSGRTAEALVHYNRGLALAERHRQVHVLGRLHLGLATAYLADGALGAAVEHAEDASALAKPFGSTGLQARTKRLCAEIGHVIASGGEGPEPGDSGSLCAMLAGLSAAVGRHGDARLWHALDERLGSRPGLVDRFGLTLLAAACLQWGADPGRAWRTLRAAVVVLGVRSFSVLAPLAGRAFHAADESTEDSAAEARREEADSGPDFDKVVLARMGLLSTRENQVAELVARGRTNQQIARALVLSHKTVETYLRRIFDKLEVSSRSEVAAFTGIMPRMA; from the coding sequence ATGCCTGGGGGTTATTCCGTCGTGCGTGCCGCGCTATCCACGCCAATTCGCCTGTGGGGGAGGACGGCCGAGCTCGAGGCCTTCGACCACGCACTCGCCACGGTCACCGGGAACACCTGCAAGGTGCTGGAGATCGCGGGCGAGCCGGGGATGGGCAAGACCCGGTTGCTGGCCGCGCTGGAGGAGCGGGCGACGAGAGCCGGGGCCCGTGTCGCACACGGCAAAGCGACGGCCTCGCCGTTGACCAACGACTTCGCGCTGTTCGTCGACGCACTGGAAGATCTGCTCGCCGCGGACGGGAACGAGCTGCTGGCCGAGCTGGACCCGCGCGCGGCCTCTTGCCTGCCGGGGATCTTCCCGGTACTCCATCCGGCCGAGGGTGCTTCCGCCGAATCGCCGCAGCAACGTTACTGGGCGTACCAAGGGATCCGCTCGCTGGTGGGCAAGCTGGCCGACGGCAGGCCGCTCGTGCTGATCCTCGACGACGTGCACAACGCGCAGCCCGGCTCGATCGAAATGATCCTGCACCTGCTCAGGCGGCCGCTGAACGCGCCGTTGCTGCTGGTCCTCGCGCATCGCCCCCGTCAGTCGCCGGCGGAACTGCTCAGCGCGCTGAGCGTCGCGGTCGAGTCAGGTGTCGCGCGTTCGCTCGAGCTCGGGCCGCTGGACGCGGTGAACGCGCTGCGCCTGCTCCCGATGGGGATCCGGCCAGGTCTCCGCAGGCAGCTGCTCCGCGAGCACGGCGGGAAACCGGGTCTGCTCGGCGCGCTGGCGGCCGGACCGCCGGAAGACGTGGCGAGCGCCGATCCGGATGTGCTCCCACCCGGCCCGTTGTCGCATCCGGTGCTCGCCTCGGTCCGGCTGGACCTGCAGGCACTGCCCGCGCTCGCCCGGCAGGTGGCGCAGGCCGCGGCCGTCGTCGGCGACCGCTTCGACTCGGAGCTGGTGGCGGAGGTGGCCGAGCTCGGCCACGATCACACCCTCGAAGGCCTCGACGAGCTGATCGCGCACGACCTGGTGCGCGTGGGAATCGGGAACGACCGGCTGGTCTTCCGTGACCCGGTCGTCCGCTCGATCTGCTACCACCACGCGGGTGGCGGCTGGCGGCTCGGCGCGCACGCCAGGGCCTACCGGCTGCTGCGCGGGCGCGGCGCCCCGCTCGCCGAGCTGGCCCATCATCTCGAACGTGCCGGGAAACCGGCCACCGAAAGCGACGTCCGGACCCTGGTGGTGGCGGTCGAGCAGAGCGGGGACCGGACGCCGGCGACGGTGTCGGGCTGGCTGCGTACCCTGCTGCAGCTTCCGGGCACCGGCCCGGCCGAGCGGCAGCGGCTGGCCGCCCGGCTGGCGCGGTCGACGGCGTTGTCCGGTCTGCTGGCCGAAAGCCTTCCGGGACACCACGCCGCGTGGCAGCACCGCGCCGATCTCGACGACGCGGCTCTCGCCGATCTCACCGAGTCGCATCTGCGGGTGCTGCGGCTGCTCGGCCGCTTCGAGGAGGTGGCCGAGCTGGCCCGGCGACTCGACACCTCGGACGGGGCAGTCGCGGCGCGAGTGGTGCTGGGACTCGCGGAGACCTCGCTGGACAGCGGCGGAGACGTCGCCGGCTCCTTGGCGCGCGTCGAACGACTCGTGCCGGACGCCGAAGAGTCCGGTCGCATCGACGACACCGGTCTGCGGGCGCTGGCGATATACAGCGCCATGCTGGCGACCCTGGGCCGCGGTGTCGAAGCCACGGCGGCCGCGGACCGGGCGGCCGGTCACCTGAACGGCCTCGCCGACCCCGGCACGACCGTGGCCGTGGTCTGCGAGGCATTCGACTGGCTGGGCTGGGCGAATCTCTGGTCCGGGCGTACCGCGGAAGCGCTGGTGCACTACAACCGAGGTCTCGCGCTGGCGGAGCGTCACCGTCAGGTCCACGTCCTCGGCAGGCTCCACCTCGGCTTGGCCACCGCGTATCTGGCGGACGGCGCGCTCGGCGCGGCCGTCGAACACGCCGAAGACGCCAGCGCGCTCGCGAAGCCCTTCGGCAGCACCGGACTGCAGGCGCGGACGAAGCGGTTGTGCGCGGAGATCGGACACGTGATCGCCAGCGGTGGCGAAGGGCCGGAACCCGGCGACTCGGGATCGTTGTGCGCGATGCTGGCCGGGTTGAGCGCCGCTGTCGGCAGGCACGGTGACGCGCGGCTGTGGCACGCGCTCGACGAACGGCTGGGTTCCCGGCCGGGATTGGTCGACCGGTTCGGGCTGACCCTGCTGGCCGCGGCCTGCCTGCAGTGGGGCGCCGATCCCGGCCGGGCGTGGCGGACGCTGCGCGCCGCCGTGGTCGTACTCGGGGTACGCTCGTTCAGCGTGCTGGCGCCACTGGCCGGGCGGGCGTTCCACGCCGCCGACGAGTCCACAGAGGACAGTGCGGCGGAAGCCCGGCGGGAAGAGGCGGACTCGGGACCGGACTTCGACAAGGTCGTCCTGGCCCGGATGGGCCTGCTGAGCACCAGGGAGAACCAGGTGGCCGAACTCGTCGCGCGTGGCCGCACCAACCAGCAGATCGCGCGGGCTCTGGTGCTCAGCCACAAGACCGTGGAGACCTACCTGCGCCGCATCTTCGACAAACTCGAAGTCTCGTCGCGGTCCGAGGTCGCCGCGTTCACCGGCATCATGCCGCGAATGGCCTGA
- a CDS encoding chlorinating enzyme has translation MIEESKTLQLSKEELAQFHRDGYIGPFDLYEPEEMAAHLQALRPKLLNTKNAIYSGGRTISGSTNLSNYDRHLDIDFLAEHITRPEIVDRVSSILGPDTLCWRSEFFPKYPGDEGTDWHQADNFSNVAGSKHPQIVWPEDAEFGGTITVWTAFTEASVDMGCLQFIPGSHKSMNYDESKSMDYNPDLINKVDKDGVRRGFFGYDYRQLQKDPNWTPDEANAVSQVMRQGQFIIFWSTLMHASHPHLGLTDNMRLGFAGRYLPTSVHVYPHSDSLAEFGGSASLDKFGNVLVSGQDNYGHNRFVDSTVNGYRFPVREGSLGGFGLSDVQAWLLGTCRELGLPAQDVNANFFEMGGTSLTAVKLIAKAEQNFGEDVLPPEDLYGRSTLRDIAATIESNSGASA, from the coding sequence ATGATCGAGGAAAGCAAGACTTTGCAACTGAGCAAGGAAGAGCTCGCCCAGTTCCATCGCGACGGCTACATAGGACCGTTCGATCTTTATGAACCCGAAGAGATGGCCGCACATCTGCAGGCACTGAGGCCGAAGCTGCTCAATACCAAGAACGCGATTTACAGTGGCGGCCGGACCATATCGGGCAGTACGAACCTGTCGAACTATGACCGGCATCTCGACATCGACTTCCTGGCCGAGCACATCACCCGGCCCGAAATCGTCGACCGGGTCTCGAGCATCCTCGGCCCGGACACCCTGTGCTGGCGTTCCGAGTTCTTCCCCAAGTACCCCGGCGACGAGGGCACCGACTGGCACCAGGCGGACAACTTCTCCAACGTCGCGGGCTCGAAGCACCCCCAGATCGTCTGGCCGGAGGACGCGGAGTTCGGCGGCACGATCACGGTCTGGACGGCGTTCACCGAGGCGTCGGTGGACATGGGCTGCCTGCAGTTCATTCCCGGTTCCCACAAGTCCATGAACTACGACGAGTCCAAAAGCATGGACTACAACCCCGACCTGATCAACAAGGTCGACAAGGACGGCGTCCGGCGCGGTTTCTTCGGCTACGACTACCGGCAGCTGCAAAAGGACCCGAACTGGACGCCCGACGAAGCGAATGCGGTGTCCCAGGTGATGCGCCAGGGACAGTTCATTATTTTCTGGTCAACCCTGATGCACGCCTCTCACCCACATCTCGGACTCACCGACAACATGCGACTGGGTTTCGCCGGGCGCTACCTGCCCACCTCCGTGCACGTCTACCCCCACTCCGATTCACTGGCGGAGTTCGGCGGCAGCGCCAGCCTGGACAAGTTCGGCAACGTGCTCGTCTCCGGCCAGGACAACTACGGGCACAACCGCTTTGTCGATTCCACCGTGAACGGCTACCGATTCCCGGTCAGGGAAGGCAGCCTCGGCGGGTTCGGCCTGAGCGACGTACAAGCCTGGCTGCTCGGTACCTGCCGGGAGCTCGGCCTGCCCGCCCAGGACGTGAACGCGAACTTCTTCGAGATGGGCGGCACGTCCCTCACCGCGGTGAAGCTGATCGCCAAGGCGGAGCAGAACTTCGGCGAAGACGTCCTGCCACCGGAGGACCTGTACGGCAGGAGCACGCTGCGCGACATCGCGGCGACCATCGAAAGCAACAGCGGCGCCTCCGCCTGA